In one Vampirovibrio chlorellavorus genomic region, the following are encoded:
- a CDS encoding polysaccharide deacetylase family protein: MLIFNFHHVEARISHPERKHISISPVGLSRLIRTLRLLGFRLVSMSEALAMSPQQLNDNRNVLLTFDDGYENNLLQALPVLEAEQCPATVFVLPGRYGGTNAWDQGHLPESRRDRLMSVRQMHQMVASGWVALGSHGMLHRDMTQLAPADLGEELMKSYTLLQAEFGERFLPVFAYPWGTHSDREVEALTQTPYQAAFTVETRPWQATDHRFRIPRFSAFHRDGNPLIFLAKLARHQVLLAR, encoded by the coding sequence ATGCTGATTTTCAACTTTCATCACGTGGAAGCCCGAATTTCGCACCCGGAGCGCAAGCATATCAGCATCAGTCCGGTGGGCTTGAGCCGCCTGATTCGCACCCTGCGCTTGCTGGGTTTTAGACTGGTGTCCATGAGTGAGGCCCTGGCCATGAGCCCCCAGCAGTTGAATGACAATCGAAACGTGTTGCTGACCTTCGATGACGGCTATGAAAACAATTTGCTGCAGGCCTTGCCGGTATTAGAAGCGGAGCAATGTCCGGCCACCGTGTTTGTACTGCCGGGACGGTACGGCGGCACCAACGCCTGGGATCAGGGTCATTTGCCCGAATCGCGTCGGGATCGCCTGATGAGCGTACGGCAAATGCACCAGATGGTGGCGTCCGGCTGGGTTGCACTGGGAAGCCACGGCATGCTGCACCGGGATATGACCCAACTGGCGCCAGCGGATCTGGGGGAGGAGCTGATGAAGTCCTACACCCTGTTGCAAGCGGAGTTTGGGGAGCGCTTTTTGCCCGTGTTCGCCTATCCCTGGGGCACGCACAGTGACCGGGAAGTGGAGGCCCTGACCCAAACGCCGTATCAGGCGGCCTTTACCGTGGAAACCCGGCCATGGCAGGCTACGGATCATCGGTTCAGGATTCCCCGCTTCTCGGCCTTTCACCGGGATGGGAACCCCCTGATTTTTCTGGCCAAACTGGCCCGCCATCAGGTGTTGCTGGCCCGCTAA
- a CDS encoding tetratricopeptide repeat protein encodes MRLKRVEHSVAFWAFSFLLYGLCFGLIRVQAEALYHKSPRLTPRTRAEVPKPSPLLAPQLDLKRDNRVHHTPPPSVYSDLVPVSWQPEKKAPSDSPQARPAQPAPVRGQRSTQPQSHLHDGLPSWQSSVMTPAAQPARSAAPALHPNHPLHLSATPQNGLLFEEDAFALQAVAAPASRSSGEKPLVHFPQELADTRSAQSAMEAGFYPVGYRPYLPASIVVVSGKHQEALSHYNRASYYGHANQLREAILEYQQAIRKNPELADAYVGLSSTYLLKHQWEEVFLNARKALSLKTGFMDPGNIVQAKYNLSAAYCAADDYGQAKIFYNAVKLANHAQTAELWEYLKKNCKPKP; translated from the coding sequence GTGAGATTGAAGCGGGTTGAGCATTCGGTTGCGTTTTGGGCCTTCAGTTTTCTGTTGTACGGCTTGTGTTTTGGCCTGATTCGGGTGCAGGCGGAAGCCTTGTACCACAAGTCACCCCGGCTGACGCCCCGGACGAGGGCGGAAGTTCCCAAGCCCTCTCCCCTGTTGGCTCCCCAGCTGGATTTAAAGCGGGACAATCGCGTTCACCACACGCCCCCGCCGTCGGTTTATTCTGATCTGGTTCCGGTGTCCTGGCAGCCGGAAAAAAAGGCGCCCAGCGATTCCCCGCAGGCAAGACCCGCTCAGCCCGCACCGGTGCGAGGACAGCGCTCCACACAGCCGCAAAGTCATTTGCACGACGGTCTCCCCAGTTGGCAGTCCAGCGTGATGACACCGGCAGCCCAGCCTGCCAGGTCAGCAGCCCCCGCATTGCACCCTAATCATCCTCTCCACCTGTCAGCCACGCCCCAAAATGGTCTTCTCTTTGAGGAGGACGCCTTTGCCCTGCAAGCCGTGGCCGCCCCCGCGAGTCGTTCCTCCGGTGAGAAGCCGCTGGTGCATTTTCCGCAAGAACTGGCCGATACCCGCTCCGCCCAATCGGCGATGGAAGCGGGCTTTTATCCGGTGGGTTACCGTCCTTATTTACCCGCTTCCATCGTGGTGGTTTCTGGCAAGCATCAGGAGGCCCTGTCTCACTACAACCGGGCCAGCTATTATGGTCATGCCAACCAGCTGAGAGAGGCCATTCTGGAGTATCAGCAGGCCATTCGCAAGAATCCCGAACTGGCGGATGCCTATGTGGGCCTGTCCTCGACCTATTTGCTCAAGCACCAGTGGGAAGAGGTATTCCTCAATGCCCGCAAGGCCCTCTCCCTGAAGACGGGGTTTATGGACCCGGGTAATATCGTTCAGGCCAAGTACAACCTGAGCGCGGCCTACTGTGCGGCGGATGACTATGGACAGGCCAAGATTTTTTACAATGCCGTCAAGTTGGCCAACCACGCCCAAACGGCCGAGCTTTGGGAATACCTGAAAAAGAACTGCAAGCCCAAGCCCTGA
- the guaA gene encoding glutamine-hydrolyzing GMP synthase produces the protein MSQDLLAEQPAPSEKTQSAQPLEKVALLDCGAQYTKVIDRRVRELNVATEIVPVDVKAADLGRDFAGIILSGGPNSVYEANAPQCDPAIFELGIPVLGICYGMQLMNRTFGGTVLPSPTKEYGETEVTVSTDCVLFSGLEPAQHVLMSHGDSVGQPAEGFEVVARSVSTHQHEVVAAIENREKRFYGVQFHPEVDLSVNGGKMLENFLYKACGLTGAFDLSHRLEDTLAQIQATVGDQNVFVLVSGGVDSSVTAALLVKALRPEQVFAVHIDSGMMRANESDLVCEALKAIGLRHLERIDAEDIFLNATTEIDGQTVGPLNQVTDPEAKRRIIGDVFYHLISDAIRKSGLDLDKTFIAQGTLRPDLIESGNREVSSQAHTIKTHHNDVPLIQEQRKKGLIIEPNRDWHKDEVRKVGRMLGLPEELVMRHPFPGPGLGIRVLCAQRPYLTEDYACVNAELQELAEADGFEAVLVPVQSVGVQGDSRSYRYLAAIKGDLGQLSWAQIRSVVQKIPNRIHAINRVALLLNDKPLPKQLKTITPTLLSPVSLEKLRVLDQLVTDGFRAEGIHDHISQLFTVLLPVDSDPQADRPLRHSAVIRAVITTDYMTARPAALGSDIPVEFIRNLAEELSGQPNVDWVLYDITSKPPATVEWE, from the coding sequence ATGTCTCAGGATTTACTCGCCGAACAACCCGCTCCCTCCGAGAAAACACAATCCGCACAGCCCCTGGAAAAAGTGGCCCTGCTGGATTGTGGCGCCCAGTACACCAAAGTGATCGATCGCCGGGTGCGGGAGCTGAACGTGGCCACCGAGATTGTTCCGGTGGATGTGAAAGCGGCTGACTTGGGTAGGGACTTCGCCGGGATTATTCTGTCCGGTGGCCCCAACAGCGTGTATGAGGCCAACGCCCCCCAGTGCGATCCGGCCATTTTTGAGCTGGGCATTCCGGTGCTGGGCATTTGTTACGGCATGCAGCTGATGAACCGCACCTTCGGGGGGACGGTGCTGCCCTCTCCCACCAAGGAGTACGGGGAGACCGAAGTGACCGTCTCCACGGACTGTGTGCTGTTTTCCGGGCTGGAGCCTGCCCAACACGTGCTGATGAGCCATGGAGACAGCGTGGGCCAGCCCGCAGAGGGTTTTGAAGTGGTGGCCCGATCGGTTTCCACCCATCAGCACGAGGTAGTGGCCGCCATTGAGAACCGGGAAAAGCGCTTTTACGGGGTGCAATTCCACCCGGAAGTGGACTTGAGCGTGAACGGCGGCAAAATGCTGGAGAACTTTTTGTATAAAGCCTGCGGCTTGACCGGGGCCTTTGATTTGTCCCATCGGCTGGAGGACACCCTGGCCCAGATTCAGGCCACCGTGGGCGATCAAAACGTATTTGTGCTGGTCAGCGGCGGGGTGGATTCCTCGGTGACCGCCGCCTTGCTGGTCAAGGCCTTGCGCCCGGAACAGGTGTTCGCCGTGCATATCGATTCCGGCATGATGCGGGCCAACGAGAGCGATCTGGTTTGTGAAGCCCTGAAGGCCATTGGCCTGCGCCACCTGGAGCGCATTGACGCCGAGGATATTTTCCTGAACGCCACCACGGAGATTGACGGGCAAACCGTGGGGCCGCTGAATCAGGTGACCGATCCCGAGGCCAAACGCCGCATTATCGGGGATGTCTTCTACCATCTGATTAGTGACGCCATCCGCAAAAGCGGGCTGGATCTGGATAAAACCTTTATCGCCCAGGGCACCTTGCGCCCGGACCTGATTGAAAGCGGCAACCGGGAGGTGAGCAGTCAGGCTCATACCATTAAAACCCATCACAACGATGTGCCCCTGATTCAGGAGCAGCGCAAAAAGGGCCTGATTATTGAGCCCAACCGGGACTGGCACAAGGATGAAGTGCGCAAGGTGGGCCGCATGCTGGGCCTGCCGGAAGAACTGGTGATGCGGCATCCCTTCCCAGGGCCGGGTTTGGGGATTCGGGTGCTGTGCGCCCAAAGGCCTTATTTAACCGAGGACTACGCCTGCGTGAACGCCGAGCTGCAAGAGCTGGCTGAGGCCGATGGCTTTGAGGCGGTGCTGGTGCCGGTGCAAAGCGTGGGCGTGCAAGGGGATAGCCGTAGTTATCGCTATTTGGCGGCCATCAAGGGCGACTTGGGGCAGCTCAGTTGGGCGCAAATCCGGTCGGTAGTCCAAAAAATCCCCAACCGCATTCATGCCATCAACCGGGTGGCCCTGTTGCTGAATGACAAGCCCCTGCCCAAGCAGCTGAAGACCATTACCCCCACCCTGTTAAGCCCCGTTTCGCTTGAAAAACTGCGGGTGCTGGATCAGTTGGTCACCGATGGCTTCCGGGCCGAGGGCATTCATGACCACATCAGCCAGCTCTTTACCGTGTTGCTGCCGGTGGATAGCGATCCGCAGGCAGATCGCCCGTTGCGGCACTCGGCGGTCATTCGGGCCGTCATTACCACGGATTACATGACCGCTCGCCCGGCCGCCCTTGGGTCGGACATTCCCGTGGAATTTATCCGCAATCTGGCCGAGGAACTTTCCGGGCAACCCAATGTAGACTGGGTGTTATATGACATTACCAGCAAGCCCCCGGCCACGGTAGAGTGGGAATAG
- a CDS encoding glycosyltransferase, whose protein sequence is MDTHPAPMIPLPTANHIENAKPTADRGLGCGSVAERRKVLFFYQDFGQMGGIERYLLQVGQGLAQWGNIEPVFVCSAGGALYQGLQQRGFTVYGLKSPAFFKPSFLRTLDWGAWGQLRRILQAERPDIVHVHFGLMETLLPRLWGFPVVFTFHGYGSLYALSEQSAGGKAWFKRMVAAVFRFTSVRLDALLVVSEAERQRLLAQGFLAESAPARVIHNGVTLAEFQAPPDASHLNSLRSCLGLDADRPVVTFINRLDENKNPADFVELARRFARSHPQVQFLLVGDGPLKTQLEGWAEGLPALKVVGYRADVPALLALSDVLVYPSRREGFGLGLVEAMAAGVPCVAYASEGASEILGTPQTEGCLVPLGDLQALADRVQAWLHLQPQQEQSLKSALRDRAQHFTLEATVQTLGAVYQNLIPSVSVILPVYNGAHCVLRAVQSVLNQHYSHWELIVVDDGSTDGTWQVLSTISDARVRVVSQPNQGVAAARNHAFQLATGDYIAFIDADDVWLPHKLSEELKVVRRETEPAQPACLVYSSYYAVDDRNRLLNLPKISTHQGDVGELALRDEGLFLPSTTLVHRSVMVAVGGFQSRCYHEDRVFFIQASQQFPVYATGQRLVLYRQSESGRCRSVLKDYPAALTAELSIVETLQGSLSPAQLAILSLQQRRNLMCRFLMYGYLPSAQRLYQTLCSEKPQGPDARLWEACFQGRKSQLALLSVRTGWNVLYAARTLVQTLTRWIPLSCLLPPAARPYLKDILSC, encoded by the coding sequence GTGGATACCCACCCCGCACCCATGATCCCCCTGCCTACCGCGAACCACATAGAGAACGCCAAGCCCACCGCGGATCGGGGGCTTGGCTGTGGGTCGGTTGCCGAGCGGCGTAAGGTGCTTTTTTTCTATCAGGATTTTGGGCAAATGGGGGGCATTGAGCGTTATTTGCTCCAAGTGGGACAGGGGCTTGCTCAATGGGGCAATATTGAACCGGTCTTTGTGTGTTCCGCCGGGGGGGCCTTGTATCAGGGCCTTCAGCAGCGGGGCTTTACGGTTTACGGGCTGAAAAGTCCCGCCTTCTTCAAGCCCTCTTTTTTAAGAACGCTGGACTGGGGGGCCTGGGGTCAACTCCGGCGGATTCTACAAGCGGAACGACCCGATATCGTCCATGTGCATTTTGGACTGATGGAAACCCTGCTGCCCCGCCTGTGGGGCTTTCCGGTGGTGTTTACCTTTCATGGTTACGGCAGTTTGTACGCGCTCTCTGAGCAGTCTGCAGGCGGCAAGGCTTGGTTCAAACGCATGGTGGCCGCCGTGTTTCGATTCACCAGTGTTCGGCTGGACGCCCTGCTGGTGGTCAGTGAAGCGGAACGTCAGCGCTTGTTGGCTCAGGGCTTTTTGGCGGAATCGGCCCCAGCACGAGTCATCCACAATGGTGTGACCTTGGCTGAGTTTCAGGCCCCGCCGGATGCAAGCCACTTGAACTCGCTGCGGTCGTGTTTGGGCTTGGATGCGGATCGTCCGGTGGTGACGTTTATCAATCGGCTGGATGAGAATAAAAATCCCGCTGATTTTGTTGAATTGGCCCGGCGCTTTGCCCGCAGCCATCCGCAAGTTCAGTTTTTACTGGTGGGGGATGGCCCCTTGAAAACACAGCTTGAGGGCTGGGCCGAGGGCTTGCCCGCCCTGAAAGTGGTGGGCTACCGAGCGGACGTGCCCGCCCTGTTGGCTTTGAGTGACGTGCTGGTTTATCCATCCCGGCGGGAAGGGTTCGGGTTGGGGCTGGTGGAGGCCATGGCCGCTGGCGTGCCCTGCGTGGCCTATGCCAGCGAGGGCGCTTCGGAGATTTTGGGTACACCGCAAACGGAGGGCTGTCTGGTGCCGCTGGGCGATTTGCAGGCGCTGGCCGATCGGGTTCAGGCGTGGCTGCACTTACAGCCACAACAGGAGCAGTCATTAAAGAGCGCCCTGCGCGACCGGGCGCAGCACTTCACCCTGGAGGCCACCGTGCAAACCCTAGGGGCTGTTTATCAAAACCTCATCCCTTCGGTGTCCGTCATACTTCCGGTATACAACGGCGCCCATTGCGTATTGCGGGCCGTGCAGTCGGTGCTGAACCAGCACTACTCCCACTGGGAATTGATAGTGGTGGATGATGGCTCCACCGACGGCACCTGGCAAGTGTTGTCCACGATTTCCGATGCCCGGGTGCGGGTGGTGTCCCAACCCAATCAGGGGGTGGCCGCCGCCCGAAATCACGCCTTTCAACTGGCCACAGGCGACTATATCGCCTTTATTGACGCGGATGACGTGTGGTTGCCCCATAAGCTCAGCGAGGAACTGAAAGTCGTTCGCCGAGAGACTGAGCCAGCGCAACCGGCCTGTCTGGTCTATAGCAGCTATTACGCCGTGGATGATCGAAACCGCCTGCTGAACTTGCCCAAAATCAGCACCCATCAGGGGGATGTGGGTGAGTTGGCCCTGCGGGATGAGGGGCTGTTCTTGCCCAGCACCACGTTGGTGCATCGCTCGGTGATGGTGGCGGTGGGTGGATTTCAGTCCCGTTGCTACCATGAGGATCGGGTCTTTTTCATTCAGGCCAGCCAGCAGTTTCCGGTTTACGCCACTGGGCAACGACTGGTGTTGTACCGGCAAAGCGAATCCGGTCGTTGTCGCTCGGTGCTGAAAGATTACCCGGCGGCCCTGACTGCGGAACTCTCCATTGTGGAAACCCTGCAGGGCAGCCTGAGCCCCGCACAACTGGCGATTTTGTCCTTGCAACAGCGCCGCAATTTAATGTGCCGATTCCTCATGTATGGCTACCTGCCATCGGCCCAGCGCCTGTACCAGACCCTTTGCTCAGAGAAGCCCCAAGGGCCGGATGCCCGCCTGTGGGAGGCCTGCTTTCAGGGTCGCAAAAGTCAACTGGCCCTGCTCAGTGTGCGTACCGGCTGGAATGTACTTTATGCGGCCCGCACGCTGGTGCAAACCCTCACCCGCTGGATTCCCCTGTCTTGCCTGTTACCGCCCGCCGCCCGCCCTTACCTAAAGGACATACTGTCATGCTGA